The Methylococcus sp. Mc7 genomic sequence AGAGTTTTTCGGCGCGGCTCAGGGCACGGTCTATGCACCCCTGATGGTCGTGGCCGCCGGCCGGCGCGGGCGCGGCCACGTCCGCGGTCAAGGTCCCTCCGAAACTCACTGCGGACGGCCGGGACGCTCCGACTGGCGCAACGGCGCCGGCTGCTGGCCTGCGCCCTGGCGTGAACGCGAGGAACCGAGGCTGGTATCCACCAGCTTGGCGATCATGTCGTCCCAGGAGGCGTACTGCCTGAACTCCGGATCGCCCGCCGCGATCCTGGCGTTGACCTCGGTCCGTGCCAGTTCGATGACCTCTTCGGGCGTCATGCCGTCCACCGCCTTGGCGAAGGCATCCGGCCCCTCCTGGGACTTGATCTTGTCCAGGAGGCCGAAGGCCGTATCGAAGATCACGCGATCGTTGGTCGACAGGTAACGCTTGACCTTCATCGCCGACTTATACGCTGCCGCCTTGGACACCCCATTGATTTCCGTGGTTCTCGACATGAATGCCGGGAGGAAATAGATGACCGCGAGCACCACCATCACGACGGCGAGAACGCGCATGGCCTTGCTCGACAACCCGCTGTCTTTCTGCTCTACAGACTGGCTCATATGATTTCTCCATGGTTCGTTCCCCCACGGGGGAACCGGATGCTCGACGCTGGCACGAATCCCGCCATCCCAGCAAACCTACCGTCGCATTATATAATTTCGGACCCGCCCGAATCACACGTAAAACGCCCCCATGCCCAAGAATTTCCGCGCCCTTGCGCTTGTAATGGCATCGCTCGCCGGCTGCAGCCACGACATCGGCCTGATGCGGCAGGACGAAATCCTGACGGGATACGAATCGGCGATTCGCTGGGGCCTGTGGGAAAAAGCCGCGAGTTACCAGGTCAGGCGGCCCCGTCCCGAGCAGCGCCTCGACCACCTGAAAGGCTACAAGGTCACGGGTTACCAGGTGCGCTACAGGCACAGCGAAGAACCCTCCGCCCTGCTGTTCCAGACGGTCGAAATCCGCTACCTGCGCCCGGACGAACTCACCGAACGCAGCATGGTCGAGGAAGAGATGTGGCGCTATGACGACGACAAAGAGCGCTGGATGCTGGAAACCGATCTGCCGGAACCGAAGTGAAACGCAGACTTCACAGCGCGTAAACCAGCCGCCCCCCGGCTACGGTTGCCATCACCCGTCCCGTCAGCGTCCGCTCCCAGAACGGCGTGTTGCGGCCCGCGCTGAGCCAGCCGCCCTCGGCCGGCACCCACTCCGCCGCCGGATCGAACACGCAGATATCCGCCGGCGCGCCCGGCGCCAGCCGGCCGGACTCCAGCCCAAGGATCGCCGCGGGCCCCACCGTCAGGCGGGCGATGGCATCGGGCAGCGACAGCCTCCCCTCCGCCACCAGTGCACACATCAGCGGCAGCAGGGTCTGCAATGAAGACAAGCCGGGCTCGGTTTCGGGGAAGACGTCGAGCTTGGCATCCGGCTCGTGGGGCTGGTGATCCGAGCATACCGCTGAAATCCGGCCGTCCGCCACGGCAGCGAGCAGCGCGTCGCGGTCGGACATCGTGCGAAATGGCGGGCGGCTGTGGCAAAGCGCGTCGAAACCATCGACGCTCGACTCGGTGAGATGCAGATGATGCACCGCCACGTCCGCGCTGACGCGCACACCCCGCGCCCTGGCCTCGGCGACCATTTCCACCGCGCGGCCGCTGCTGAGCTGGCCGAAATGCGCGCGCCCCCCCGTCTGCTCGATCAGCGGGAGCGCCTGGGCGACCGCGACCGTCTCCGCCGTCTCAGGGATGCCCGGCAGACCGAGACGGCTGCTCACGGCCCCCTCGTGCACACACCCCTGGCCGCACAGCCACGGGTCCTCGGGGCGGAACACCACGACGAGCTCGAAACTCGCCGCGTATTCCAGCGCCCGCCGCAGCACCAGCAGATTGGCGAGGGGACGGTCGGCATTGCCCAGAGCCAGGCAGCCGGCGCGCTTCAGCGCGTGCATTTCGCTGAGGTCCTTTCCGTTCAGGCCGCGGGTCAAGGCACCGATCGGCAGCACCCGTACCTTGCCCGCCTCCTCGGCCCGCTCCGTGACCAGCTTGACCACGGCGGGCGTATCGATGACAGGGACCGTATCCGGGGGACAGCACAGGGTGGTGATGCCGCCGGCCGCCGCCGCCGCGCCTTCGGACGCGATGGTGCCCTTGGGTTCCTGTCCAGGCTCGCGGAGACGGGCGCACAGATCGATGAAACCGGGACATACGATCCGGCCGCCGGCATCAATGCGGCGATCCGCCTCGAACCCGTCCGGACGGGCACCGACGCCGACGATGACGCCGTCCGCGACGCACACGACACCCGCCCCGTCGAAACCGCTGGCCGGATCGACGATGCGCCCGCCCTCGACGAGGATGCGTTGGCCGCTCATGCCGACCCCTCCATGTCCGGCCCGGCGTGCATGGCCATGGACATCACCGCCATGCGCACCGCGATACCGTGGGTCACCTGCTGCAGGATCACGGAGCGGGGACCGTCGGCGATGGCCGAATCGATCTCGATCCCGCGGTTGATCGGCCCCGGATGCATGACGATGACGTCCGGCCTGGCTTTCTCCAGGCGCTTCTCCGTCAGGCCGAAGCGTTGGAAATATTCGTGTTCGGATGGAATGAACGCGCTGCCCATGCGCTCGAGCTGCAAGCGCAGCATGATGACCACGTCGACGTCGCGCAGCCCCTCGTTCAGATCGTGGTAGGGCGCCACGCCCAAGGCTTCGACATGAGCCGGCAAGAGGGTCTTGGGCGCCACCACCCGCACCTCGTCCACCCCCAGGGTGTTGAGCGCCCAGATTTCGGAACGCGCCACGCGGGAATGCAGGATGTCGCCGACGATGGCCACCTTGAGGCCGGCGAACCCGCCCTTGGCCCGGCGGATGGTGAACACGTCCAGCATGGCCTGGGTCGGGTGGGCATGACGACCGTCGCCCGCGTTGAGCACGCTGATGTGCGGCGCGACGTGGCGGGCGATGAAATGGGCGGCCCCGCTCTGGGCATGGCGCACCACGAACATGTCGACGTGCATCGCCTCCAGGTTGCGGACGGTGTCGAGCAGGCTTTCGCCCTTGGAGGTCGCGGAAGTCGCGATGTTGATGTTGAGCACGTCGGCGGACAAACGCTTGGCGGCGAGTTCGAAGGTCGTCCGGGTGCGGGTGCTGTTCTCGAAAAACAGATTCACCACGGTCTTGCCGCGCAGCAGGGGCACCTTCTTGACGTTCTGAGCCGTCACGCCGGCGAAGGACTCGGCGGTGTCCATGATCCGGACCAGCAGTTCCCGGCTCAGACCTTCGACCGTCAGAAAATGGCGCAGACGCCCGGAAGCGTCGAGCTGGATGTCGGCGGCGGCCGTCGCGCTCATCGTCCCCCCGTGCGAATCGCCAGTTGCAGGGGCTCGGGTCCGGTGAGCTTGATGCGCTGCCCCGTCTCCAGCTCCACCCGTCCGCCGATGCAGTCGGCCTGGATCGGAATCTGCCTGCCGTTGCGGTCGATCAGCACGCCGAGCACGATTTCCGCGGGCCGGCCGTAATCGAAGATCTCGTTCAAGGCGGCGCGCACGGTGCGTCCGGTATACAGCACGTCGTCGATCAGCACGATGTTGCGGCCGTCGACCCGGAACGGCAGCTTGCTCGCCCGCACGTCCGGATTCATGCCCGACTGGGGGTAATCGTCCCGATAGAACGAAATATCCAGGTAGCCCAGCGGCTCGGAGAACCCCAAACGCCGATGCAGGACTTCGGCGATCCAGGCCCCGCCGGTATGGACACCGATCATGGCCGGGTCGTCGAGCCGGCGCCTGGCGAGTTCCTCGCGCAGCGACACTTCCAGACGCGCCAGCAGCGTTTCGACCTCGAAATCCGCTTGACTCATGTATTACCTCGGTGATGCCTTGTCAATCGAAAACCAGGTTTGCAGGATCAGTTGCGCCGCCATTTCGTCCTTCACCTGCTCGAACTCGACCGATTTGCGGCGGCGGCGCTGGTAGAAGTGGGTGCGCGATTCGGCCGTGGTGAGCGTCTCGTCCACCGTGTACACCGGAAGCCGGTAACGGCCTTCCAGTTGCCGGCAGAAGCGCAAGGTCGGCGCCGTGATCGGATTTTCGCTGCCATCCTGCTGATGGGAAAGGCCTACGACCAAACCCGCGGGCCGCCACTGCGCGATGAGTTCGGAAATAGCGGCCCACAACTGCGCGGACGGCTGCGCCCGCAGGGTTCGAAGCGGCGCCGCGGTGCCGGTGACCGATTGCCCCACCGCAACTCCGATGTTCCTCTCGCCGAAATCGAAACCGAGATAAGTGGCGCCGCGCGCGGCGGACGGCGCCTCAGCCATGCCCGGCCTGGCTGGTCAGCAGCGAAATGTCGACGCCTACCAGATCGGCCGCGGCTTTCCAGCGCCGCCCGGGCGGGTGCTCGAAAATCACGGCGTTGTCCGAGGGCACGTTGAGCCATGAATTGTCGATGATCTCACGCTCGAGCTGACCCTGCCCCCACCCGGCATATCCCAAGGCCAACAGCATGCGGCTCGGCCCTTCGCCGCGCCCGACCGCTTCCAGAATGTCCCTGGAGGTCGTCAATGCCAGGCGGTCGGAAACCACCAGGGTGGAAGCCCACACCGTTGCCGGTTCGTGCAGAATGAAGCCGCGCTCCGGATGCACGGGTCCGCCGAAAAACACCGGCAGCTCGCCCACCTCGGCGACTTTCATTTCAATCTCCATCTGCCGCATGACGTCGCCCAGCCTCAGCTCGGACGGCCGGTTTATGATGATGCCCAGGGCGCCGTCCGCATTGTGCTGGCAAAGCAGGGTCACGGTCTTCGCGAAATGCGGATCGGCCAGGCCAGGCATGGCGATCAGAAAATGGTTGGCAAGAGATTCTGTTTCCTGGTTCATCGTCAGTAGTATCGGCGCTCCTTGAGAGGCGCCGCAAGCGGTAAACTACGGCGCGGTCTCCAGACGCGTGCCGTTCAAGAACTTCCAGGTGCGGGTGATCACCAGCATGTCGGCTTCCTCTCGCAGTTCCACCGGAAACGGTGCAAACGGCGCCGCCAGATGGACGATCCTCACCGCCGCATCGTCCAGCGCCCGCTCCCCGGAGGAGCGCCGCACCTGCACCTTGTATACGCTGCCGTCGGGCCGCAGGACTACGCTCAGCAGCAGGCTGCCCGTCAGGTTCTTGCGGCGCGCCTCCTCCGGGTAATTCAGGTTGCCGATGCGCTCGATCTTGTCCTGCCAGGCCCGCTCGTAGGCCGCCGCCTTGTATTTGTGGGCATTGACGGAGTTGATGTACACCATCCGGGGGTGCGGCGCCTCCTGCTGCTGCCGCACGTAAGCCGCACCGAATTCGGCGATCTGCCGGCTCAAGGATTCGGCGGAAATATGAGCGGGCGGAGCGGCTTCGGGTTCGGGCTCGGCCTTGACGGACCGTTCGGCCCGGGGGCTTTTCAGCACCGGCTTCGGCGGACGCTCCGCCACCGGGCGCGACGCTTTGCCCCGCGCCGGTTCCGCCATTTTTTCCACGCCGCTGCGCGGCAACGGCTCGACACGCTCAGGCTTGTCGTCGCCACGCTGGTTTTCCGCGGCCAGATGTTCCGCCCGTTTCGGCGCCTCGGGTGCGGGAAGCCGCAGCAGCGTCACGTCGAAAGCCCTGGGCGTATCTTTCGCTGTCGCGGCAGGCTTGGCATTCAGGCCGAGAATCACCGCCGCATGCACCGCGAACGCGATCAGCAGCGCGAGCAGCAGGCGGCTTTGGTCGTGCGACTCAAGCGACATCGCGGGCCCGGTCCGCCCCGGACACGACGGACTCGATGCGATCCATGAGCATGGCACTGATATTCAGCCCGAACAATGTGTCCAGCTCCTGAATGCAGGTCGGGCTGGTGACGTTGACCTCGGTGAGGTAATCACCGATGACGTCGAGACCGGTGAATACCAGACCGCGCTCGCGCAGGGTAGGCCCGACCTGCGACACGATCCAGCGGTCCCGCTCGGTCAGTTCCCTCCCTTCCGCCCGCCCGCCCGCCGCCAGATTGCCCCGGCTTTCGCCGTGGGCGGGGATGCGCGCCAAGGCGTAGGGCACGGCTTCGCCGTCGACGACGAGTATCCGCTTGTCGCCATCCCGGATTTCCGGAAGATAGCGCTGCGCCATGACGAAACGCCGGTTGTGCTGGGTCATGGTTTCGAGAATGACGCTCAGGTTGTGATCGCCTTCGGCGACCCGGAAAATCGAGGCGCCACCCATGCCGTCGAGCGGCTTCAGCACGATCTCGCCATGTTCGCGGAGGAATTCACGGATGCGGCCGGCCTCGCGGGCGACCAGCGTCGGTGCGCAGCATTGGGGGAACCAGGCGGTGAACAGCTTCTCGTTGGCATCCCTTAGCGAACGCGGCCGGTTGACGACGTATACGCCCCGGTTCTCGGCGCATTCGAGCAGATAGGTCGCATAGATGTATTCCTGGTCGAAGGGCGGATCCTTCCGCATGAGGATGACGTCGAGCGTGTCCAAGGCGATGTCCCGCTCGTCCAGAAACTCGAACCAGCGGACGTAATCGCGCTCGACCTGAAGATGCCTGACCCGGGCATGGGCACGCCCGTCGCGCAGATAAAGATCGTTCAGCTCCATGTAGAACAGCTCCCAGCCCCGCGCCTGAGCCTCCAACAGCATCGCGAAGCTGCTGTCCTTGCCGATCTTGATCTTGCCGATCGGATCCATCACTATCCCGAGCCTCAAAGTCATTGCCTTCCCCGAACCGTTCTCGCTGTTGACTAAACGCCGTCAAACCCTTATAAAGCACGTTTTTCCACCCTGCAAGCCGACATTGAGGTAAGCCATGTCCAAGGTATGTCAGGTTACGGGGAAGCGACGTATTGTAGGCCATAACGTTTCCCACGCTAACAACAAGACGAAAAGACTGTTCAACCCCAACCTGCACGAACGCCGTTTCTGGGTCGAGAGCGAGAATCGCTGGGTCCGCCTCAAAGTGTCGAGCCACGGCCTCCGGGTCATCGACAAGTGCGGAATCGATGCCGTCCTGGCCGACATCCGCAAGCGCGGCGAACGGGTTTAACCGCAGGAGCATGAGCCATGCGTGACAAGATCAAGTTGGTGTCCAGCGCCGGCACCGGTCACTTCTACACGACCACCAAGAACAAGCGCACCATGCCGGAAAAGATGGAGATCAAGAAATTCGATCCGGTCGTGCGCAAGCACGTCATGTACAAAGAAGCCAAGATCAAATAACGGTCTCCGGCATCATCGATGCGCGCGCAGCCCAGGCCTGCGCGCACTTCTCCCTCCTTTCAGGCCGCCAGCGCATCCGGACGGTTCGGCACCGCCGGCGATGCAAGCGCAGCCGGAATCGACTAGCATACATAGCCATACCGTACTTCCCGCGGGACGGCACTCCCATATGATCATCGGCGTTCTCAACCAGAAAGGCGGCGTCGGCAAGACCACCTTGTCGGTCAACATAGCTGCCGCCCTGGCCTTGTCGGGCAAGCGAACCCTCCTCATCGATGCCGATCCGCAGGGCAGCGCCCTCGACTGGCAATCGACCCGGCAGGGCGACACCCTGTTTCCCGTTGTCGGCATGGCCAAACCGACTTTGCACAAGGACGTTCCGGAACTCGCTTCCAGCTATGACCACGTCATCATCGACGGACCTCCCCGGGTCAACGAACTCGCCCGGTCGGCCATCATGGCCTCCGACCTCGTCCTCATCCCGGTCCAGCCCTCCCCTTACGACGTCTGGGCTGCCGACGAGATTGTCAAGTTGATACAAGAGGTTATGATATACAAGGAACATCTGAAAGGGAGATTCATCGTCAACCGGAAAATCGTGAATACCGCCATCGGCCGCGACGTGGCCGAGGCGCTCAGGGACTACCCTTTCCCGGTTGCGGAAACCGCAGTCAATCAAAGGGTTGCCTACGCCGAAAGCGCCGCCTCCGGCCTTTCCGTACTCGAATTCGACAACAAGGGCCCGGCAGCCAGGGAAATCAAAGCGCTCGTTCGTGAACTAGTTGAGGAATAAGCCCATGGCCAAGAAAGTCGTACCCATTACGTCCAAGCCGCGCGGACCCATCCTGAGCTTGGTATCGGCGACAGAAGAAAAGGCCGCGTACCCCTCCGACCCCCCAGCGGCCCCGGCAGACGCCTTCCGCGGACCCGCCAATTCCGGCCTGATCGCCAAGGCGGTCTACGGGTCGGTCTACTGCCTTTCCTTCGGCGTGGTCCTCAGCGCCCTGGTGCTGGGCAAGCTCATACCGGGACGGCAGCTGATCGCCAAAGGCCTCCAGGACGGGACAGCCGCAGCGCGCCAGTCGCTGACCTGGCTCGAAACGCAGCGGGGCGGCACCGCTCCCGGCGTCGGCCAGAGCACGCTCAAAGCCTGATTTCCCTCGAATCCCGGCGCAAGGCGCCCGGACAAACCGGTACTGCCCCGTTAGTGGGCCATCTTTTCGACATTGTCATCGCACCGTGGGCATCCCATATTCTCGGTGTCCCGTTCGCCGCAGCTCGAACGGGCTTTTTGCTAGACTTCGGACCCTCACGCCACGCCGTGCAGAAAAACAATTGATGGAGGTAATTCCATGCGCATGAAATCCATCGGCGCCCTGTTGCTACTCACCGCAAGCGGCCTGTCCATCTGCCCCCCCGCCTGGGCGGTTTTGCCCACCAGCGTCAATGGCCAGCCGCTGCCCAGCCTCGCTCCTGTGCTGAAAAAGGCCATGCCCGCGGTGGTGAACATTTCTACGAAGACTCAGATCGAAATCGCCGAACACCCCTTGATGCAGGATCCCTTCTTCCGGCATTTCTTCGGGATTCCGAATCAGCCACGGCGCCGCGAGAGCTCCAGCCTCGGCTCCGGCGTCATCGTCGACGCCCGGCGGGGCTATATCCTCACCAACAACCACGTGATCGACAAGGCGGACGAGATCAGCGTGACGCTGAGAGACGGACGTCAACTGAGCGCCAAGCTGGTCGGGGCCGATCCGGAGTCCGATCTGGCCGTCATCAAGGTCGAGCCCAAGAATCTGACGGAACTGCCCATCGGCGACTCGAGTCAGCTCGAGGTCGGCGATTTCGTCGTAGCCATCGGCAATCCGTTTGGCCTGGGACAGACCGTAACCTCCGGCATCGTCAGCGCCTTGGGGCGTTCCGGGCTCGGCATCGAAGGCTACGAGGATTTCATCCAGACCGACGCTTCGATCAATCCCGGCAATTCGGGAGGCGCCTTGATCAATCTCCGCGGCGAACTGGTCGGCGTGAATACGGCCATCATCGCCCCGACCGGAGGAAACGTCGGCATCGGTTTCGCCATTCCGTCCAACATGGCCTCCAGTATCATGACCCAACTGGTCGAAAAGGGCGAAATCCGCCGCGGGCAGATCGGGATCACCATCCAGGACCTGACGCCGGATCTCGCCCAGGCCTTTGGCCTCAGCCAGAGTCAGGGTGCCGTGATCACCGGCATCCAAAAGGGTTCTCCCGCCGCTTCCGCCGGGCTGGAAGCCGGCGACGTCGTTCTCAGCATCAATGACCGGGCGGTCAAGAACAGCGCGGACGTCCGCAATGCCATCGGCCTCCTGCCCATAGGCGAAGAAGTCCGGGTCGAGGTGATGCACAAGGGGGAAAGATTGATACGCGAAGTAGCGATCCGCGCTCCCAAACTGGTTCAGGAAGAGGGCGGCAAGATCCATCCCAGACTTTCCGGAGTCATACTCAAGAACAACGAGGATGGCGGCGTACAGGTGGACAAAATCCACACGGGATCGTACGCATTTCAGGCCGGCCTGCGCCCCGGGGACATCATCGTGATGGCGAACCGCGAGGAAATCGAAACGCTCGACGACCTGAAGCGCGCCACCAAGGGCCGCTCCGAGCTCCTCCTCAGCGTTCAGCGGGGCAGTGGCTCCTTCTTCCTGATGCTAAAGTAGAGCGCGGACGAACGGACTGCGCGGCAAGCGGCGGAACACAGCCACCTGCCGTGCGACTGCGCTAAGAGAGCCTTCAGACGAAGCT encodes the following:
- a CDS encoding dihydroorotase, encoding MSGQRILVEGGRIVDPASGFDGAGVVCVADGVIVGVGARPDGFEADRRIDAGGRIVCPGFIDLCARLREPGQEPKGTIASEGAAAAAGGITTLCCPPDTVPVIDTPAVVKLVTERAEEAGKVRVLPIGALTRGLNGKDLSEMHALKRAGCLALGNADRPLANLLVLRRALEYAASFELVVVFRPEDPWLCGQGCVHEGAVSSRLGLPGIPETAETVAVAQALPLIEQTGGRAHFGQLSSGRAVEMVAEARARGVRVSADVAVHHLHLTESSVDGFDALCHSRPPFRTMSDRDALLAAVADGRISAVCSDHQPHEPDAKLDVFPETEPGLSSLQTLLPLMCALVAEGRLSLPDAIARLTVGPAAILGLESGRLAPGAPADICVFDPAAEWVPAEGGWLSAGRNTPFWERTLTGRVMATVAGGRLVYAL
- a CDS encoding aspartate carbamoyltransferase catalytic subunit — its product is MSATAAADIQLDASGRLRHFLTVEGLSRELLVRIMDTAESFAGVTAQNVKKVPLLRGKTVVNLFFENSTRTRTTFELAAKRLSADVLNINIATSATSKGESLLDTVRNLEAMHVDMFVVRHAQSGAAHFIARHVAPHISVLNAGDGRHAHPTQAMLDVFTIRRAKGGFAGLKVAIVGDILHSRVARSEIWALNTLGVDEVRVVAPKTLLPAHVEALGVAPYHDLNEGLRDVDVVIMLRLQLERMGSAFIPSEHEYFQRFGLTEKRLEKARPDVIVMHPGPINRGIEIDSAIADGPRSVILQQVTHGIAVRMAVMSMAMHAGPDMEGSA
- the pyrR gene encoding bifunctional pyr operon transcriptional regulator/uracil phosphoribosyltransferase PyrR, with translation MSQADFEVETLLARLEVSLREELARRRLDDPAMIGVHTGGAWIAEVLHRRLGFSEPLGYLDISFYRDDYPQSGMNPDVRASKLPFRVDGRNIVLIDDVLYTGRTVRAALNEIFDYGRPAEIVLGVLIDRNGRQIPIQADCIGGRVELETGQRIKLTGPEPLQLAIRTGGR
- the ruvX gene encoding Holliday junction resolvase RuvX, coding for MAEAPSAARGATYLGFDFGERNIGVAVGQSVTGTAAPLRTLRAQPSAQLWAAISELIAQWRPAGLVVGLSHQQDGSENPITAPTLRFCRQLEGRYRLPVYTVDETLTTAESRTHFYQRRRRKSVEFEQVKDEMAAQLILQTWFSIDKASPR
- a CDS encoding YqgE/AlgH family protein; protein product: MNQETESLANHFLIAMPGLADPHFAKTVTLLCQHNADGALGIIINRPSELRLGDVMRQMEIEMKVAEVGELPVFFGGPVHPERGFILHEPATVWASTLVVSDRLALTTSRDILEAVGRGEGPSRMLLALGYAGWGQGQLEREIIDNSWLNVPSDNAVIFEHPPGRRWKAAADLVGVDISLLTSQAGHG
- a CDS encoding energy transducer TonB; translation: MSLESHDQSRLLLALLIAFAVHAAVILGLNAKPAATAKDTPRAFDVTLLRLPAPEAPKRAEHLAAENQRGDDKPERVEPLPRSGVEKMAEPARGKASRPVAERPPKPVLKSPRAERSVKAEPEPEAAPPAHISAESLSRQIAEFGAAYVRQQQEAPHPRMVYINSVNAHKYKAAAYERAWQDKIERIGNLNYPEEARRKNLTGSLLLSVVLRPDGSVYKVQVRRSSGERALDDAAVRIVHLAAPFAPFPVELREEADMLVITRTWKFLNGTRLETAP
- the gshB gene encoding glutathione synthase; translated protein: MTLRLGIVMDPIGKIKIGKDSSFAMLLEAQARGWELFYMELNDLYLRDGRAHARVRHLQVERDYVRWFEFLDERDIALDTLDVILMRKDPPFDQEYIYATYLLECAENRGVYVVNRPRSLRDANEKLFTAWFPQCCAPTLVAREAGRIREFLREHGEIVLKPLDGMGGASIFRVAEGDHNLSVILETMTQHNRRFVMAQRYLPEIRDGDKRILVVDGEAVPYALARIPAHGESRGNLAAGGRAEGRELTERDRWIVSQVGPTLRERGLVFTGLDVIGDYLTEVNVTSPTCIQELDTLFGLNISAMLMDRIESVVSGADRARDVA
- the rpmB gene encoding 50S ribosomal protein L28; protein product: MSKVCQVTGKRRIVGHNVSHANNKTKRLFNPNLHERRFWVESENRWVRLKVSSHGLRVIDKCGIDAVLADIRKRGERV
- the rpmG gene encoding 50S ribosomal protein L33, giving the protein MRDKIKLVSSAGTGHFYTTTKNKRTMPEKMEIKKFDPVVRKHVMYKEAKIK
- the parA gene encoding ParA family partition ATPase, which translates into the protein MIIGVLNQKGGVGKTTLSVNIAAALALSGKRTLLIDADPQGSALDWQSTRQGDTLFPVVGMAKPTLHKDVPELASSYDHVIIDGPPRVNELARSAIMASDLVLIPVQPSPYDVWAADEIVKLIQEVMIYKEHLKGRFIVNRKIVNTAIGRDVAEALRDYPFPVAETAVNQRVAYAESAASGLSVLEFDNKGPAAREIKALVRELVEE
- a CDS encoding DegQ family serine endoprotease, which codes for MRMKSIGALLLLTASGLSICPPAWAVLPTSVNGQPLPSLAPVLKKAMPAVVNISTKTQIEIAEHPLMQDPFFRHFFGIPNQPRRRESSSLGSGVIVDARRGYILTNNHVIDKADEISVTLRDGRQLSAKLVGADPESDLAVIKVEPKNLTELPIGDSSQLEVGDFVVAIGNPFGLGQTVTSGIVSALGRSGLGIEGYEDFIQTDASINPGNSGGALINLRGELVGVNTAIIAPTGGNVGIGFAIPSNMASSIMTQLVEKGEIRRGQIGITIQDLTPDLAQAFGLSQSQGAVITGIQKGSPAASAGLEAGDVVLSINDRAVKNSADVRNAIGLLPIGEEVRVEVMHKGERLIREVAIRAPKLVQEEGGKIHPRLSGVILKNNEDGGVQVDKIHTGSYAFQAGLRPGDIIVMANREEIETLDDLKRATKGRSELLLSVQRGSGSFFLMLK